The proteins below come from a single Cannabis sativa cultivar Pink pepper isolate KNU-18-1 chromosome 3, ASM2916894v1, whole genome shotgun sequence genomic window:
- the LOC115710276 gene encoding cyclin-dependent protein kinase inhibitor SMR1-like, with protein MEPSVQDQRLQQLEKAASATMEIAKVSSSIKEKEDVGVDDDDDNKGYCTPKGKRHRIPELLSCPPPPNKKRRLVLPNNNSTSSSCIFKKRSSPMAFFSSPDLDHFFFFAFRNSSSSSC; from the coding sequence ATGGAACCAAGTGTTCAAGACCAAAGGCTGCAACAACTCGAAAAGGCGGCCTCGGCGACCATGGAGATAGCGAAAGTTTCAAGCTCTATAAAGGAGAAAGAAGATGTTggtgttgatgatgatgatgataacaaAGGATATTGTACTCCAAAGGGTAAGAGACATAGGATACCTGAGTTGTTATCTTGTCCACCACCTCCAAATAAGAAGAGAAGGCTAGTACTACCTAATAATAATTCAACTTCATCAAGTTGTATATTCAAGAAAAGATCATCTCCCATGGCTTTTTTTTCTTCCCCTGATCTTGACCACTTCTTCTTTTTTGCTTTTAGgaatagtagtagtagtagttgcTAG